The genomic DNA GAGGCGGTGGCGGACTGCCACGCGTTCTGCGTGGCACTGGCCGCGCGGCTGCGCGAGCATCCCCGCTTCGAGGGCGTCGTGCATGGGCGTGCCAGCAGCCTGTTCGTGGAAGACGGCGGGATCGCCGGCGTGGAGACGGACGATGGCTGGCTGCAGGCCGACCAGTACGTGCTGGCGGCGGGCATCCACAGCCGCGACCTGGCGGCAACGGCCGGCATCCGGCTGCCGCTGTATCCGCTGAAAGGCTACAGCCTGACGGCGCCGATCCGCCCCGGCGACTTGGCGCCCGCCATCAGCGTCACCGATTTCGAGCGCAAGACCTTATACGCCCGCATCGGCGAGCAACTGCGCGTGGCGGCGATGGTGGACATGGTGGGCGACAACCCGGCACTGGACGCCCGCCGCGTGGCCGGCCTGACCCGGCTGGCGCGCGAATCGCTGCCGGCGGCGGCCGACTACACGCAGGTGGAAGCCTGGGCCGGCCTGCGCCCCGCCACGCCGAACAGCGCCCCGCTGCTGGGCCGCACGCGCCACGCCAACCTGTGGCTGAACGTGGGCCACGGCCCGCTCGGCTTCACGTTCGCCTGCGGCACGGCCTCCATCCTCGCCGACATGATGCGCGGCGCGGCGCCACCGTTCGACCTCGACTTCCTGGCCTGGAAATAGTTGCCTAAAAAATGGGGACAGACCCCATTTTTCCTGCATTCCGGGACTGTCCCGGATTTTTCCGACGCAGACACCCGTGACCGATATGGCGGATAATGTCGGCTTTCCACGCCTCTTTGTTGTACGACTTGCAAATGTCCAAATCGAAACTGCCCGCTGGCTGCCCCTGCGGCGGGCCCGCGCTGGCGACCTGCTGCGGTCCTTTTCTCGACGGCTGGCGCGACCCGGCCCGGCAACCGCCCACGGCCGAGGCGCTGATGCGCTCGCGCTATACGGCGTACAGCCTGGGCAACGAGCCTTATCTGCTGGCGACCTGGCATCCCAGCACGCGACCAACGGAGCGCATCGTCGACCCCGATGAGCCGTTGCAGTGGCTGGGACTTGAGGTAAAATCTGCTTTACGTTTACGTCAACGTAAAGTAGAACCGGCCAACCCGGACGAGGATTTCGTCGAGTTCGTCGCCCGCTTCCGCGTCGCCGGCAAGGGCCAGCGCCTGCACGAAGTGAGCCGCTTCCTGCGCGAGCCGGACCCGGCCCTGGGCGGCGCCGCGCGCTGGTTCTATGTGGACGGAGAATTTCCAGAAAAAGCATAAAGGGGACCGAATGCCGCACATCGAAAGCAAACTGAATTCGCGCAGCGAAGACTTCAAGGCCAACGCGGCCGCCATGCAGGCGCTGGTCGACGACCTGCGCAGCAAGGTGGCCAAGGTCGCGCAGGGCGGTGGCGAAGCCGCCAGCGCGAAACACGTCGCCCGCGGCAAGCTGCTGCCGCGCGATCGCGTCCAGATGCTGCTCGATCCCGGCACCCCCTTCCTCGAATTCTCCCAGCTGGCTGCCTTCGAGATGTACCAGGAAGCCAGCGGCAACGATGCGGCGCCGTCCGCCGGCATCATCACCGGCGTCGGCCGCGTGGCGGGCCAGGAATGCGTCATCGTCTGCAACGATGCCACCGTCAAGGGCGGCACGTACTACCCGATGACCGTCAAAAAACACTTGCGCGCGCAGGAAATCGCCGAGCAGAACAACCTGCCGTGCATTTACCTGGTCGACTCGGGCGGCGCCAACCTGCCGAACCAGGACGACGTGTTCCCCGACCGCGACCACTTCGGCCGCATCTTCTACAACCAGGCCAACCTGTCGGCCAAGGGCATCCCGCAGATCGCCGTCGTCATGGGTTCGTGCACGGCCGGCGGCGCCTACGTGCCGGCGATGAGCGACGAGTCGATCATCGTCAAGGAGCAGGGCACCATCTTCCTGGGCGGCCCGCCGCTGGTCAAGGCGGCCACCGGCGAAGTGGTCAGCGCCGAGGACCTGGGCGGCGGCGACGTGCACACGCGCCTCTCGGGCGTAGTGGATCACCTGGCGCAGAACGACATGCATGCGCTGTCGCTGGCGCGCACCATCGTCTCGAACCTGAACCGCCAGAAGCCCGTGCAGGCGCCGGTGCGCGAGGTGGTCGAGCCGAAGTACGCGCCGGAAGAGCTGTATGGCGTGATCCCGGTCGATACCCGCAAACCCTTCGACATCCGCGAAGTCATCGCCCGCATCGTCGACGGCAGCGAATTCGACGAGTTCAAGGCCCGCTACGGCACCACGCTGGTGTGCGGCTTCGCCCACATCTACGGCATGAAGGTCGGCATCATCGCCAACAACGGCATCCTGTTCTCCGAGTCGGCGCTGAAGGGCACGCATTTCATCGAGCTGTGCTGCCAGCGCAAGATCCCGCTCGTGTTCCTGCAAAATATCACCGGCTTCATGGTGGGCCGCAAGTACGAGAACGAGGGCATCGCCCGCAACGGCGCCAAGATGGTGACGGCCGTTGCCACGGCCGCCGTACCGAAGTTCACCGTCATCATCGGCGGCAGCTTCGGCGCCGGCAACTACGGCATGTGCGGCCGCGCCTACTCGCCGCGCTTCCTGTGGATGTGGCCCAATGCGCGCATCTCCGTCATGGGCGGCGAACAGGCCGCGTCCGTGCTGGCCACCGTCAAGCGCGATGGCATCGAAGGCAAGGGCGGCCAGTGGTCGGCGGAGGAAGAAGCCGCCTTCAAGCAGCCCATCAAGGAGCAGTACGAACACCAGGGCCACCCGTACTACGCCAGCGCGCGGTTGTGGGACGACGGCATCATCGATCCGGCCGACACCCGCATGGTGCTGGGCCTGGGCCTGTCGGCCGCGCTCAACGCGCCGATTCCGGACACGAAGTTCGGTGTCTTCCGCATGTAAAGGAACGATCATGCATTACGAAACCCTGAACATCGACATCGCCGAGCGCCTGGCCACCGTCACGCTGGACCGGCCGGACTTGCGCAATGCGTTCAACGAGCAGACCATCGCCGAGCTGACGGCCGCCTTCACGGCGCTGGGCCAGGTCGAGTCGATCGGCGCCATCGTGCTGGCCGCGAACGGCACGGCCTTCTGCGCCGGCGCGGACCTGAACTGGATGAAGAAAATGGCCGGCTACTCGCACGACGAGAACCGCGCCGACGCCATGCAGCTGGCGAACATGCTGCGCGCGATCTACCTGTGCCCGAAGCCCGTGGTGGCGAAGGTGCAGGGCGACTGCTACGCCGGCGGCATGGGCCTGGTGGCCGCCTGCGATATCGCCGTGGCCGTCGAGGATGCCCATTTCTGCCTCAGCGAGGTGAAGCTGGGCCTGATCCCCGCCACCATTGCACCGTATGTCATCAAGGCGATGGGAGAAAACGCGGCGCGCCGCTACTTCCTCACCGCCGAACGTTTCAATGCCAGGGAGGCGCTGCGCATCGGCTTCGTGCACGAGGTGGCCACGGCCGCCGCGCTGGACGGCCAGGTCGACATCATCGCGAAAGCGCTGATGGCGAACAGCCCGAACGCCGTGCGCGAGGCGAAAACGCTGGTGCGCGACATCGCCGGCCAGTCCGTCACGGACGCGCTGGTGGCAGATACCGCCCAGCGCATCGCCAACATCCGCGCGTCGAGCGAAGGGCGCGAAGGCGTCCGTTCGTTCCTCGAGAAGCGCAAGCCCTCCTGGCTCGCCTGATTAGGAGTTCTTGTTGTCGAATCAAAGCAGCGATTGGGTGTCCCGCAGCCTCACCAGCGTGTGGCACCCGTGTACGCAAATGCAGCACCACGAAAGCACGCCGCTGATCCCCGTCAGCCATGGGCGCGGCGCGTGGCTGTACGGCCATGACGGCCGCCGTTACCTGGACGGCATCAGCTCGTGGTGGGTCAACCTGTTCGGCCACGCCAACCCGCGCATCAACGCGGCCTTGCGCGACCAGCTGGACAAGCTGGAACACGCGATGCTGGCCGGTTTTACCCACGAGCCGGTGATCGAGCTGTCCGAGCGCCTCGCCGCGCTGACGGGCCACCGCCTGGGTCACGCGTTCTATGCGTCCGACGGCGCCTCCGCCGTCGAGATCGCGCTGAAGATGAGTTTTCATTCGTGGCGCAACCGCGGCCACGCTGAAAAACAGGAATTCGTCTGCCTGCAGGGCAGCTATCATGGCGAGACGATCGGCGCGCTGGCCGTCACCGATGTCGCCCTGTTCAAGGATGCCTACGGCCCGCTGCTGCGCGCCGCGCAGACGGTGATGTCGCCCGATGCGCGCCAGGCCCGCGACGGCGAGACGGCGCAGGACGTGGCGCGCCGCGCCGCCCAGGAAGTGGAGTGCCTGTTCGAGCAGAAGGCAAATAAGATCGCGGCCATCATCGTCGAGCCGCTGGTGCAGTGCGCCGCCGGCATGGCGATGCACGATCCGCTTTACCTGCAACTGGTGCGCGCGCTATGCGACCGCTACGGTGTGCACCTGATCCTGGACGAAATCGCCGTCGGCTGTGGCCGCACCGGCACCTTCTTCGCCTGCGAGCAGGCCGGCATCTGGCCGGACTTCGTCACCCTGTCCAAGGGCATCAGCGGCGGCTACCTGCCGCTCTCGCTCGTGCTGACCACCGACGACGTCTACCAGGCCTTCTACAGCGCCGACGTGACACGCGGCTTCCTGCACTCGCACTCGTACACGGGCAACCCGCTGGCCTGCCGCGCCGCACTGGCCACGCTCGACATTTTCACGGAAGACGACGTGCTGGCCACCAACCGCGCCAAGGCCGAGCGCATCACGGCCGCGCTGGCCCCACTGCGCGAACACGCGCGGGTCAAGAATTTTCGGCAGCAGGGCATGATCTGGGCGTTCGACGCAACCGACGTGGACCCCGCGTTCTCGCGCCGCTTCTTCGCCAACGCCACCCAGCAGGAACTGCTGCTGCGCCCCATCGGCAGCACGGTCTACCTGATGCCGCCTTACATCCTGTCGGACGACGACATCGACCTGCTTGCGGCCCGTACGCTGGCCGTGTTCGACCAGACCATCGCGAGCCAACCATGAAACTGCTGAACCAACTGGAAGCGCGCCTGCACGACCTGCACGAACAAAGCCTGATCCGCGTGCGCAAGACGGTCGAGACGCCGTGCGGTCCGCGCGTGACGGTGGACGGCCGGCCCATGCTGGCCTTCTGCAGCAACGACTACCTGGGCCTGGCCGGCCATCCGGCCGTCGTCGCCGCGTTGCAGGAAGGTGCCACACGCTATGGCGCCGGCAGCGGTGCATCGCACCTGATCAGTGGCCACACCGGCGCCCACGTGGCGCTGGAAGAGCGCCTGGCCGCCTTTGTCGGCCCCTACCTGGTCGAGCCACGCGCGCTGAGCTTCTGCACCGGCTACATGGCCAACCTGGCCGTCATCACGGGGCTGGCAAACGTCGACAAGGACACGGTCATCTTCAGCGAAGCGCTGAACCACGCATCGCTGATCGACGGTGCCCGGCTGGCCCGCACCACGGTCAAGGTGTATCCGCACGCGGACGTGGAAGCGCTGGCGGCCCTGCTGGAACAGAGCACGGCCGCCAACAAGATCGTCGTCACCGAC from Pseudoduganella armeniaca includes the following:
- a CDS encoding enoyl-CoA hydratase/isomerase family protein, with amino-acid sequence MHYETLNIDIAERLATVTLDRPDLRNAFNEQTIAELTAAFTALGQVESIGAIVLAANGTAFCAGADLNWMKKMAGYSHDENRADAMQLANMLRAIYLCPKPVVAKVQGDCYAGGMGLVAACDIAVAVEDAHFCLSEVKLGLIPATIAPYVIKAMGENAARRYFLTAERFNAREALRIGFVHEVATAAALDGQVDIIAKALMANSPNAVREAKTLVRDIAGQSVTDALVADTAQRIANIRASSEGREGVRSFLEKRKPSWLA
- a CDS encoding D-amino acid dehydrogenase; this encodes MFETIHPSSQRALVIGGGVVGLTSAWWLLEAGFRVTLLERAPDVGLGASYRNGGQLSYRYVSPLADAGVPLKALQWLFQADGPLRFRPEADWRQWRWLAAFLANCNVASNRHTTAKLLQLGELSRQKMVQLAVAVPLSEFGWREAGKLVVYRTRALFDAAVARPDPDNARRIVSALEMAALEPALAHLAPRLAGGIFNAGEAVADCHAFCVALAARLREHPRFEGVVHGRASSLFVEDGGIAGVETDDGWLQADQYVLAAGIHSRDLAATAGIRLPLYPLKGYSLTAPIRPGDLAPAISVTDFERKTLYARIGEQLRVAAMVDMVGDNPALDARRVAGLTRLARESLPAAADYTQVEAWAGLRPATPNSAPLLGRTRHANLWLNVGHGPLGFTFACGTASILADMMRGAAPPFDLDFLAWK
- a CDS encoding carboxyl transferase domain-containing protein, producing the protein MPHIESKLNSRSEDFKANAAAMQALVDDLRSKVAKVAQGGGEAASAKHVARGKLLPRDRVQMLLDPGTPFLEFSQLAAFEMYQEASGNDAAPSAGIITGVGRVAGQECVIVCNDATVKGGTYYPMTVKKHLRAQEIAEQNNLPCIYLVDSGGANLPNQDDVFPDRDHFGRIFYNQANLSAKGIPQIAVVMGSCTAGGAYVPAMSDESIIVKEQGTIFLGGPPLVKAATGEVVSAEDLGGGDVHTRLSGVVDHLAQNDMHALSLARTIVSNLNRQKPVQAPVREVVEPKYAPEELYGVIPVDTRKPFDIREVIARIVDGSEFDEFKARYGTTLVCGFAHIYGMKVGIIANNGILFSESALKGTHFIELCCQRKIPLVFLQNITGFMVGRKYENEGIARNGAKMVTAVATAAVPKFTVIIGGSFGAGNYGMCGRAYSPRFLWMWPNARISVMGGEQAASVLATVKRDGIEGKGGQWSAEEEAAFKQPIKEQYEHQGHPYYASARLWDDGIIDPADTRMVLGLGLSAALNAPIPDTKFGVFRM
- a CDS encoding YchJ family protein; its protein translation is MSKSKLPAGCPCGGPALATCCGPFLDGWRDPARQPPTAEALMRSRYTAYSLGNEPYLLATWHPSTRPTERIVDPDEPLQWLGLEVKSALRLRQRKVEPANPDEDFVEFVARFRVAGKGQRLHEVSRFLREPDPALGGAARWFYVDGEFPEKA
- the bioA gene encoding adenosylmethionine--8-amino-7-oxononanoate transaminase; this encodes MLSNQSSDWVSRSLTSVWHPCTQMQHHESTPLIPVSHGRGAWLYGHDGRRYLDGISSWWVNLFGHANPRINAALRDQLDKLEHAMLAGFTHEPVIELSERLAALTGHRLGHAFYASDGASAVEIALKMSFHSWRNRGHAEKQEFVCLQGSYHGETIGALAVTDVALFKDAYGPLLRAAQTVMSPDARQARDGETAQDVARRAAQEVECLFEQKANKIAAIIVEPLVQCAAGMAMHDPLYLQLVRALCDRYGVHLILDEIAVGCGRTGTFFACEQAGIWPDFVTLSKGISGGYLPLSLVLTTDDVYQAFYSADVTRGFLHSHSYTGNPLACRAALATLDIFTEDDVLATNRAKAERITAALAPLREHARVKNFRQQGMIWAFDATDVDPAFSRRFFANATQQELLLRPIGSTVYLMPPYILSDDDIDLLAARTLAVFDQTIASQP